Proteins from one Fragaria vesca subsp. vesca linkage group LG6, FraVesHawaii_1.0, whole genome shotgun sequence genomic window:
- the LOC101297562 gene encoding uncharacterized protein LOC101297562 has protein sequence MKSSNSSWALNMQYATNQPVIVSFVKEQEGIPHEARKPNPTWIRPKFCHIKGGEWHHLFRVSSRIYVEIMQQTSRKLREILTFYSPYKFLIFLEFISDLYSFSRDIK, from the exons ATGAAAAGTAGCAACTCCTCTTGGGCATTAAACATGCAATATGCAACTAATCAGCCTGTTATTGTTAGTTTCGTCAAGGAACAAGAAG GGATTCCACATGAAGCAAGGAAACCAAATCCTACATGGATTAGGCCGAAATTCTGTCACATAAAAGGAGGAGAATGGCACCATCTTTTTAGGGTTTCCAGCCGAATTTATGTGGAGATAATGCAGCAAACATCAAGGAAATTAAGGGAAATTCTTACCTTTTATTCTCCATATAAATTCCTAATATTCCTAGAGTTTATATCTGATTTATATTCCTTTTCTAGGGACATTAAATGA